The following proteins come from a genomic window of Nitrospirota bacterium:
- the hisF gene encoding imidazole glycerol phosphate synthase subunit HisF: protein MSNIRIIPRLDIKGPNLIKGIQFDGNRVLGTAEEFAEIYYRAGADELIYQDAVASLYRRNSLFEIIERTAKKIFIPLTVAGGIRSIEDIRSILRAGADKVAINTAAIENPQLLYEASKIFGSQCIVSSMETFRKDDGRYEVWVDYGREPSGVDAVEWARKVEDLGAGEILLTSINRDGMGNGFDIELINKISTMVSIPVIACGGAGNKNDFVKAVKEGAADAVAAASVFHYYYAMPKDGYTMQFNERALRMGRHIDAGNIDFLRNGYGGQKAIMVNPCSIVETKRELAKFGISTRIEEDSIL from the coding sequence ATGAGTAATATCAGAATAATACCTCGTTTAGACATTAAAGGCCCCAACTTGATAAAGGGGATACAGTTTGACGGCAATAGGGTTTTAGGCACTGCCGAGGAATTTGCTGAGATATATTACAGGGCAGGCGCGGACGAATTAATTTATCAGGATGCTGTCGCAAGTCTTTACAGGAGAAATAGCCTATTCGAAATAATAGAGCGGACTGCAAAAAAGATTTTTATTCCTCTTACTGTTGCAGGAGGCATCCGTTCCATTGAGGATATACGCAGCATACTAAGGGCAGGGGCCGATAAAGTGGCGATAAATACTGCGGCGATTGAAAATCCCCAATTGCTCTATGAGGCTTCAAAAATATTCGGCTCCCAATGTATTGTGAGTTCCATGGAAACCTTTAGAAAAGATGACGGCAGATATGAAGTTTGGGTGGATTATGGGAGAGAACCAAGCGGAGTAGATGCAGTTGAATGGGCAAGAAAAGTTGAAGATTTGGGAGCAGGAGAAATACTTTTGACGTCAATAAATAGAGATGGAATGGGAAACGGTTTCGATATCGAGTTGATAAATAAAATTTCTACTATGGTGTCAATACCTGTTATTGCATGCGGCGGAGCCGGTAATAAGAATGATTTCGTGAAGGCAGTTAAAGAAGGCGCCGCTGATGCTGTGGCAGCAGCTTCAGTCTTCCACTATTATTATGCAATGCCAAAGGATGGATATACCATGCAATTTAATGAAAGGGCACTCCGTATGGGAAGACATATTGATGCCGGCAATATTGATTTCTTGAGAAACGGGTACGGAGGGCAGAAGGCTATAATGGTAAATCCGTGTTCTATTGTTGAGACAAAGAGAGAACTGGCTAAATTCGGTATTAGCACAAGAATAGAAGAAGATTCCATATTATGA
- a CDS encoding adenylyl-sulfate kinase: MNSNMPFTLWIMGPTSAGKTTIANKLMKQLSELNVTALHFDGDEVRELFGPSHGFAKEDRLLVVKALVHFANKAISSGISAVVSALTANEESRQYVYNNASNLIVCYINCGIEVCINRDPKGLYKKALNGEIHSLPGVNSPYASPDKYDFIIDSEHYAAYQCVEQILKKLQGLNVLRKW; this comes from the coding sequence ATGAATAGCAACATGCCTTTTACTCTATGGATTATGGGACCGACATCTGCCGGTAAAACTACAATTGCGAATAAATTAATGAAGCAGCTTTCTGAATTAAATGTGACGGCATTGCATTTTGATGGTGATGAAGTGAGAGAATTATTCGGACCATCACATGGTTTTGCAAAGGAAGATCGTTTGCTTGTAGTAAAGGCATTAGTGCACTTTGCAAATAAGGCGATAAGTTCAGGGATTAGTGCAGTAGTATCTGCGCTAACTGCCAATGAAGAGTCTCGTCAATATGTATATAATAACGCATCAAATCTTATTGTCTGCTATATTAATTGCGGGATTGAGGTCTGTATAAATAGGGATCCAAAAGGCCTTTATAAAAAAGCCTTAAACGGAGAAATACATAGTCTTCCCGGCGTTAACTCTCCTTATGCGTCTCCCGATAAATATGATTTTATAATTGATTCCGAACATTATGCGGCGTATCAGTGTGTGGAGCAAATTCTTAAAAAACTTCAAGGGCTGAATGTGCTAAGGAAATGGTAA
- the hisH gene encoding imidazole glycerol phosphate synthase subunit HisH yields the protein MVKSSTVIVDYGLGNLYNLRKAFQKAGSDAVISDRKSDIINADKIVLPGVGAFSAGMEGLRRKDLIDTLKDFKKSGRYILGICLGMQMLMTRSEENGIHSGLDLIKGNVKRFDMPRERGFFKIPHYGWSAVAMPDANNGVKENPWQHTVLNGIKNNSYFYFIHSYYVVPDDAAHIIGVTQYGHDTFTSVIKQENIAACQFHPELSGETGIRLLRNFVANKD from the coding sequence ATGGTAAAAAGCAGTACTGTTATAGTAGATTATGGACTTGGGAACCTTTATAACCTTAGAAAGGCATTCCAAAAAGCAGGCAGCGACGCAGTTATAAGCGACAGGAAAAGCGATATTATAAATGCAGATAAAATTGTGCTGCCTGGCGTCGGCGCGTTTTCGGCGGGGATGGAAGGACTCCGGAGGAAGGATTTGATTGATACCCTAAAGGATTTTAAAAAAAGCGGCAGATATATTTTGGGAATATGCCTCGGGATGCAGATGCTTATGACTCGAAGCGAGGAAAACGGCATTCACAGCGGATTAGACTTGATAAAGGGAAATGTAAAAAGGTTTGATATGCCGAGAGAGAGAGGTTTTTTCAAAATACCGCATTACGGCTGGTCTGCTGTTGCCATGCCGGATGCAAATAACGGGGTTAAAGAAAATCCGTGGCAGCATACTGTTTTAAACGGAATAAAAAATAATTCTTATTTTTATTTTATTCACTCATATTATGTTGTCCCTGATGATGCCGCGCATATTATCGGTGTTACACAATATGGGCATGATACTTTTACATCGGTGATAAAACAAGAAAATATCGCTGCTTGTCAATTTCATCCGGAACTAAGCGGTGAGACAGGCATCCGCCTTCTCAGGAATTTCGTTGCAAATAAAGATTAG
- a CDS encoding N-acetyl sugar amidotransferase — MALKLSLDTQMPELPKNVVFCRNCVTSNQRPRIGFDENGVCSACQWAYEKDHVVDWDLREKELKALLDKHRSKDGSFDVIVPGSGGKDSGFVAHQLKHRYGMHPLCVTWSPFEWTNIGWKNLKNFVASGFSNITSQPDGQIHRKLSMLSFELIGDAWQPFTYGQKAWAFHIAEKFNVQLIFWGENGEVEYGGSTQSKNEPKENPAVWEKQYFRGTTVDKLVKIGLERGIFGKEEISDNTLQWYKSPPPERLVEKGIEIHWYSYYQKWTPQENFYYCVKHTGFNTNDEGRTESTYTKYASLDDKQDGFHFYLGYMKFGMGRATRDVAQDIRRHHITREEGVALVRRYDDEFPKKHLRWFLDYLNITEETFWEVMDFWRKQSNVWKKENGTWKLKKAVYDEGE; from the coding sequence ATGGCGCTTAAACTATCGCTCGACACACAGATGCCGGAATTACCCAAAAATGTAGTTTTCTGTAGAAATTGTGTTACATCAAATCAGAGACCGCGCATAGGATTTGATGAGAATGGGGTATGCTCTGCATGTCAGTGGGCATACGAAAAGGATCATGTAGTTGACTGGGATTTGAGGGAGAAAGAACTTAAAGCGCTGCTTGATAAGCATAGAAGCAAAGACGGCAGTTTTGACGTTATTGTTCCGGGCAGCGGCGGAAAAGACAGCGGATTTGTTGCGCATCAGTTGAAGCATAGGTATGGCATGCATCCGCTTTGTGTAACGTGGTCGCCGTTTGAGTGGACAAATATCGGGTGGAAAAATTTAAAAAATTTTGTTGCATCCGGATTCAGCAATATAACAAGTCAGCCCGACGGCCAAATACACAGGAAGCTTTCCATGTTGTCTTTCGAGTTGATAGGCGATGCATGGCAGCCGTTCACATATGGTCAAAAGGCATGGGCGTTTCATATCGCCGAAAAGTTCAACGTGCAGTTAATATTTTGGGGTGAAAACGGCGAAGTCGAGTATGGCGGTTCAACGCAGTCTAAGAATGAACCAAAAGAGAATCCGGCGGTGTGGGAAAAACAGTATTTCAGGGGTACCACGGTAGATAAACTGGTTAAAATTGGCTTGGAAAGAGGCATATTCGGCAAGGAAGAAATAAGCGATAATACTTTACAATGGTATAAATCACCTCCGCCTGAACGGCTTGTGGAGAAAGGGATAGAAATACATTGGTATTCATATTATCAAAAATGGACGCCGCAGGAGAATTTTTATTACTGTGTTAAGCATACCGGATTTAATACAAACGACGAAGGAAGAACTGAATCCACTTATACAAAATATGCAAGCCTGGATGATAAACAGGACGGGTTCCACTTTTATCTTGGGTATATGAAGTTTGGGATGGGCAGGGCGACCCGGGATGTCGCACAGGACATAAGAAGACATCATATTACAAGGGAAGAAGGGGTAGCCCTTGTTCGCAGATACGATGATGAGTTTCCCAAAAAACACCTTAGATGGTTTCTGGATTACCTGAATATAACCGAAGAGACTTTCTGGGAAGTTATGGATTTCTGGAGAAAGCAGTCTAATGTTTGGAAAAAAGAAAATGGAACGTGGAAATTAAAAAAGGCGGTTTATGATGAAGGCGAATAA
- a CDS encoding sulfotransferase domain-containing protein encodes MMKANKRKVFFVGEKPLVKKLVLLDGFARAGKFFAGKIISNLKKMDYFQAVYALEQIPFLYRLDTITEDAAIALIRKIVDEHAYNIRIGRNLNLRYGDASSLFNSYEVDEYIRRSMNQFGEINLTADKIIDSFWKGNRYSLFVVHEVLPNMQLFFKAYPALKIIELIRHPVDVIHSWYLRGWGRRFGLDPLSFIPVINGNKGPIPWHAYEWRKEYEASCEADRVIKGVAALTEMCEQTYQSLSAKQKRQILFVRYENVVENTYAEIERICAFLNTEPSGGMPVIMAREKCPGKISLNERARKISDLKKNADKKAFELMMKLSDDYEAKENIYKIVGEKLSKKEELNR; translated from the coding sequence ATGATGAAGGCGAATAAGCGCAAAGTCTTTTTTGTCGGCGAAAAACCTTTAGTAAAAAAACTTGTTCTCTTAGACGGTTTTGCCCGAGCCGGCAAATTCTTTGCTGGCAAAATTATCTCCAATCTTAAAAAAATGGACTATTTCCAGGCAGTATACGCACTGGAACAAATCCCCTTTCTTTACCGGTTGGATACTATTACGGAGGATGCTGCCATTGCGCTGATTCGAAAAATAGTTGATGAACACGCTTACAATATAAGAATAGGGCGCAATCTCAATTTACGCTATGGTGATGCATCTTCTCTATTTAATTCGTACGAGGTTGATGAGTATATACGCAGAAGCATGAATCAATTTGGCGAAATCAATCTTACTGCCGATAAGATTATCGACTCTTTTTGGAAAGGCAATCGCTACTCTTTGTTCGTAGTCCATGAAGTGCTTCCTAATATGCAACTGTTCTTTAAAGCATACCCTGCCTTGAAAATTATTGAATTAATCAGGCACCCTGTTGATGTCATACATTCGTGGTATCTGCGCGGCTGGGGCCGCAGATTTGGCTTGGACCCCCTTAGTTTTATCCCTGTCATCAACGGTAATAAAGGGCCGATACCGTGGCATGCCTATGAATGGAGAAAAGAATATGAAGCAAGTTGCGAAGCGGACAGGGTAATAAAAGGCGTCGCAGCATTAACTGAGATGTGTGAGCAAACATACCAGTCCCTTAGTGCAAAACAGAAAAGACAAATACTCTTTGTCAGGTATGAAAATGTTGTGGAAAATACTTATGCTGAGATTGAAAGGATATGTGCCTTTTTGAATACTGAACCATCCGGAGGCATGCCGGTTATCATGGCAAGAGAAAAATGTCCCGGAAAAATTTCTTTAAATGAGCGGGCACGAAAGATATCTGATCTTAAAAAAAATGCCGACAAAAAAGCGTTTGAGCTTATGATGAAGCTATCCGATGATTACGAGGCCAAAGAGAATATCTACAAAATCGTTGGTGAGAAACTATCTAAAAAAGAGGAGCTAAATCGGTGA